From Streptomyces asiaticus, one genomic window encodes:
- a CDS encoding WD40 repeat domain-containing serine/threonine protein kinase, with protein MTGTDAQGAQPLVAGRYRLARLLGQGGMGVVWYAMDELLGRAVAVKELRTPQGLSSQERAVFGERALREARAAGQISHPAVVSIHDVLLAEGAEDAVYIVMELVEAPSLADVLQREGALSERRVARIGARVLGALDAAHAIGLVHRDVKPSNILVLPDEQVKLVDFGIAHAVNDTRLTRHGVAGSTGYMAPELFEGQPLTPAADLWSLGVTLFQALQGSGPFDRSSTAATMRAILQDDLPPLDNSSPMSAAIAGLLTRDVSRRITSEHAASLLRTAATSRVQAAPDANLSANSVHSAPASGLTGWEGHPTRVGSGAPQSRQQRTAPRGDLRQAYSDIDVALRALIAKKAADSGRAAWESFPTTVRPTVTREEADDSDRSAQRKPRFGLVGISLVVLVALVVCLGVYFSSQQRRQDAPVLIEDSSDFSGALALSPDGKLLAGQFTDKYDVDEEHSTALWDADSRTSIAVLDGPKSKVRSLQFSPDSATLASINNKAGFSDYGITLWDVAKPRATATDLEFSSRDYVDHIPDVTSVAFSPDSSTMASVNDEDSYDGHVRTITLWDVKRHRSVMTIKENTKSVTAVTFSTDGKILSGIDGNGVVHEWNVATGHSARTGTGHFAHPWAITKTDGTLDLHDASSGARLRSVLTDAGEVTSTSWGGRSLLAVAGDSGRVELWRTDTGKQVNSFTLQGDAARVVALSSDGRILVCGNDRGLWVRKTRAEEK; from the coding sequence TTGACGGGGACGGATGCCCAGGGAGCACAACCGCTGGTAGCGGGGCGGTACAGACTGGCGAGGCTGCTCGGACAGGGCGGTATGGGGGTCGTCTGGTACGCCATGGACGAACTCCTCGGGCGCGCGGTGGCGGTCAAGGAGTTACGCACACCGCAGGGGCTCTCGTCTCAAGAGCGGGCGGTGTTCGGAGAACGGGCGCTGCGCGAGGCTCGCGCAGCCGGCCAGATCAGTCATCCAGCGGTGGTCAGCATCCATGACGTTCTTCTGGCCGAAGGCGCGGAGGACGCCGTTTACATCGTTATGGAGTTGGTGGAGGCGCCCTCACTTGCTGACGTCCTTCAGCGGGAGGGCGCACTATCCGAGCGGCGGGTGGCTCGTATCGGCGCGCGGGTGCTCGGCGCGCTGGACGCCGCGCACGCGATCGGGCTGGTGCACCGGGACGTCAAGCCCAGCAACATTCTGGTGCTGCCCGACGAGCAGGTGAAGCTGGTCGACTTCGGTATCGCCCACGCCGTCAACGACACACGCCTAACCCGGCACGGGGTGGCGGGCTCAACCGGATACATGGCCCCTGAGCTCTTCGAGGGCCAACCACTCACACCCGCAGCAGACTTGTGGTCGCTGGGCGTGACCTTGTTCCAGGCACTGCAGGGCAGCGGGCCGTTCGACCGCTCCTCCACTGCGGCAACGATGCGCGCAATCCTCCAGGACGACCTACCCCCGCTGGACAACAGCTCCCCCATGTCCGCGGCAATCGCCGGACTACTCACCCGCGACGTGTCCCGCCGCATCACCAGTGAGCACGCAGCCTCCCTTCTCCGAACCGCCGCCACTTCACGAGTGCAGGCAGCCCCCGACGCAAACCTATCGGCGAACTCCGTCCACAGTGCGCCTGCTTCCGGACTCACCGGCTGGGAGGGACACCCCACCAGAGTCGGCTCCGGAGCACCCCAATCGCGGCAACAGCGGACAGCGCCGCGCGGCGACCTACGGCAGGCGTATTCCGACATCGACGTTGCACTGAGAGCGCTGATCGCCAAAAAGGCTGCCGACTCCGGACGGGCCGCCTGGGAGTCCTTCCCCACCACCGTCAGGCCGACGGTCACCCGGGAGGAAGCCGACGACTCCGACCGCAGTGCCCAGCGGAAGCCCCGTTTCGGCTTAGTCGGCATCTCGTTGGTGGTACTCGTCGCCCTTGTCGTCTGCCTGGGCGTGTACTTCTCTTCCCAACAACGGCGCCAGGACGCTCCCGTACTGATTGAGGACAGCAGCGATTTTAGTGGGGCGTTGGCGTTGAGCCCCGATGGGAAGTTGCTGGCCGGTCAGTTCACCGACAAATACGACGTCGATGAAGAGCATTCGACTGCACTTTGGGACGCTGACAGTCGAACTTCGATCGCCGTACTGGATGGCCCCAAGTCGAAAGTTAGGTCACTACAGTTCAGCCCGGACAGTGCCACCTTGGCCAGCATCAATAACAAGGCCGGGTTCTCCGACTATGGAATCACGCTGTGGGATGTCGCGAAACCCAGGGCTACGGCTACCGATCTCGAGTTCAGCTCACGTGACTATGTCGACCATATTCCAGATGTGACTTCGGTGGCATTCAGCCCTGACAGTTCGACTATGGCCAGCGTGAACGATGAAGACAGCTACGACGGGCACGTGCGCACAATCACCCTTTGGGATGTCAAGAGACACCGAAGCGTCATGACGATCAAAGAGAATACCAAGAGCGTCACCGCGGTCACCTTCAGCACAGACGGCAAGATCCTCAGCGGGATTGATGGCAACGGCGTCGTCCATGAGTGGAATGTCGCCACGGGCCATAGCGCCAGGACCGGCACCGGTCATTTCGCGCATCCCTGGGCCATTACCAAGACTGATGGCACGTTGGACCTACATGACGCAAGCTCCGGCGCCCGACTGCGGTCCGTTCTGACTGATGCCGGAGAGGTTACGAGTACCTCATGGGGTGGGCGCAGCCTCCTTGCTGTTGCTGGCGACTCGGGCCGCGTTGAACTATGGCGCACTGATACCGGCAAGCAAGTTAACTCATTCACCCTTCAGGGTGACGCCGCCAGGGTCGTTGCCCTCAGTTCAGACGGACGGATCCTCGTCTGCGGTAATGACCGAGGGCTGTGGGTGCGCAAGACACGGGCTGAAGAGAAATGA
- a CDS encoding FtsK/SpoIIIE domain-containing protein, producing the protein MVISVGAPGPVYRSPSGDAVGVLRVVDGPDRGLTVTLGPGSHTVARNSAAPVCLRDLDISRREHARLEISADGQAMVVDLGSTNGTFIDGIQVTSRAALTPEGTLQVGSDELRWTPLRTGAQRARRSADGRLDFDRAFAAAPAIPRTEVTLPVQQAAAARSGVMALAGILPVVGSVVLAVAMGRPAMLLLGFLGLVGFIVMQGGQDRQRREREDAFAAAKKAAQKKIDAHIAEERRVRLLLAPDPAEIAEMATGARPDLWSRRADSPHGLVLQVGVADQPAHIEVRGEPWAGFTTPMLHKAPVMVDLRATGVLGVAGPRALVQSMLGWLLVQLAALRGPDDLQIVVITADGHDGLAWTRWLPHVDAGMSAAAPCAIGNTNSTRAARVQELKDLVGTRRAERGKDSSVRFGEEVVVVLDGALTLRELPGMGEVLREGPSVGVYVVCADERGMNECRGMCEMRGDTLRLTRTPDEHAVTVTPHMLEETAIEPLARSLAPMRDRVTLGSASNAVPGYVRFLDLLGISTPAAEDVLTLWGGGQGPRTRVVLGADAGGPVTVDLASQGPHTMLGGAIGAGKSILLQTLVTSLLLANRPDELNLVLVDFKGGSAFLPFEHCPHVVSLIRSVGDTPGETFDDAAAARVLASVRAEVSRRESLLARYDGEIDRYWSKRRTQPDLPPLPRLVMVFDEFGRVLDASPDFPKELVNVAAKGRSLGIHLLLATQDLQGKLSPELKNNISLRISLRQNEPAASTEVLGVPDAASIPGALRGRGMILCTTAETRLPHVFQSGYLGAPPPTGAAQPVTVRALRWADVGKPRPSEHITLAGTSTDQDLAIAAVEEAAHRAGLSAPFRPLLPPLPATMTLDGLADRQTTAPAPTGVPFGLSDEPDLQAQPVEYLDLAGRDRLMVAGGPQSGRTTFAHTLITSLVTRFRPDQAHLYVIEHRPAGLSDYAALPHCGGVFSAAQPDRIRRLITWLDQEVQRRSATPTSAAGQPRIVVIIDGWEYFEDHSDPTFAETSLLTTLRGIIAASAPLGVHIVPLGGHDMLNHKLPTYYTRRLLLPFPKEETRKAHLTSRMTSPPALPGRAIDAATGRHVHICQPSVLPADLPSHFTDLDPARLPRTFPALPDRIAVNELRLPEPPPSPTWTPLGIGGPDHDTIGVDLIEGAHLLLLSGPPGSGRTTSTAALAHSLHRAGIGVLALAPPRSPLPALLPDDPGVRVLTGVSHKDTDLREAAKMFGDGPYALILDDADHITLLATQQGFADSPTLLDDIARPAARGRQALILSADATPVLTGFPGPLARLINTIVATGNRILLTPAGRPTAVAHTFNLEPDQYFTTPPGRGYLATGRTPTLLQLAVPDLHF; encoded by the coding sequence CCTCTTCGTACAGGGGCCCAGCGGGCCAGGCGCAGTGCGGACGGGCGGCTGGACTTCGACCGGGCGTTCGCTGCGGCGCCGGCGATCCCGCGGACCGAGGTGACGTTGCCGGTGCAGCAGGCCGCAGCGGCGAGGTCCGGGGTGATGGCGCTGGCCGGCATCCTGCCGGTGGTCGGGTCGGTGGTGCTGGCTGTGGCGATGGGGCGGCCGGCCATGCTGCTGCTCGGCTTTCTCGGTCTTGTGGGCTTCATCGTCATGCAGGGTGGCCAGGACAGACAACGCCGGGAGCGGGAGGATGCCTTCGCCGCGGCGAAGAAGGCCGCGCAGAAGAAGATCGACGCCCACATCGCCGAAGAGCGGCGCGTGCGGCTGCTGCTCGCGCCCGATCCGGCCGAGATCGCCGAGATGGCTACGGGAGCCCGGCCGGACCTGTGGTCCCGCAGAGCGGACTCCCCACACGGCCTGGTGCTGCAGGTGGGCGTCGCAGACCAGCCGGCGCACATAGAGGTGCGTGGCGAACCCTGGGCAGGCTTCACGACGCCGATGCTGCACAAGGCCCCTGTCATGGTGGATCTGCGGGCCACCGGGGTGCTGGGAGTGGCAGGTCCGCGCGCCTTGGTCCAGTCAATGCTCGGCTGGCTGCTGGTTCAGCTGGCCGCCTTGCGCGGGCCGGACGACCTGCAGATCGTGGTGATCACTGCCGACGGGCATGACGGGCTGGCGTGGACGCGGTGGCTGCCGCACGTGGACGCCGGCATGTCGGCAGCGGCCCCGTGTGCGATCGGCAACACCAACAGCACACGCGCCGCCCGGGTGCAGGAGCTGAAGGATCTCGTCGGCACGCGGCGGGCCGAGCGCGGCAAGGATTCCAGTGTCCGGTTCGGCGAAGAGGTCGTGGTCGTCCTCGATGGTGCGCTGACGCTCCGGGAGTTGCCCGGCATGGGGGAGGTGCTCCGCGAGGGCCCGTCCGTCGGGGTCTATGTGGTCTGCGCCGATGAGCGCGGGATGAACGAATGCCGCGGCATGTGCGAGATGCGCGGCGACACGCTGCGGCTTACCCGCACGCCCGACGAGCACGCGGTGACCGTCACGCCCCACATGCTCGAGGAAACCGCGATTGAGCCACTGGCCCGGTCGCTGGCCCCGATGCGCGACCGGGTCACCCTCGGCTCGGCGAGCAACGCCGTTCCCGGCTACGTGCGATTCCTCGACCTGCTCGGCATCAGCACCCCGGCCGCCGAGGATGTCCTCACCCTGTGGGGCGGCGGGCAGGGCCCCCGCACGCGCGTGGTGCTAGGCGCCGACGCCGGCGGTCCGGTGACGGTCGATCTGGCCAGCCAGGGCCCCCACACGATGCTCGGTGGGGCCATCGGGGCGGGCAAGAGCATTCTGCTGCAGACCCTGGTCACTTCCCTGCTGTTGGCCAACCGACCCGACGAGCTCAACCTTGTTCTGGTCGATTTCAAGGGCGGCAGCGCGTTCCTGCCCTTCGAGCACTGCCCCCACGTGGTGAGCCTGATCCGTTCCGTCGGTGACACACCGGGCGAGACGTTCGACGACGCCGCGGCGGCCCGGGTGCTGGCCTCGGTGCGCGCGGAGGTCAGTCGCCGCGAGTCCCTGCTGGCCCGGTACGACGGGGAGATCGACCGGTACTGGAGCAAACGCCGTACCCAGCCCGATCTGCCGCCGCTGCCGCGCCTGGTGATGGTCTTCGACGAGTTCGGCCGCGTGCTGGATGCCTCGCCGGACTTCCCCAAGGAACTGGTCAACGTCGCCGCCAAGGGCCGCTCGCTCGGCATCCACCTGCTGCTGGCCACCCAGGACCTGCAGGGCAAGCTATCGCCCGAGTTGAAGAACAACATCTCGCTGCGCATCAGCCTGCGGCAGAACGAGCCCGCTGCCAGCACCGAGGTCCTCGGTGTGCCCGACGCCGCCTCCATTCCCGGTGCCCTGCGGGGGCGCGGCATGATCCTGTGCACCACCGCCGAAACACGTCTCCCGCATGTGTTCCAGTCCGGCTACCTCGGCGCTCCGCCGCCGACCGGCGCGGCCCAGCCTGTCACCGTCCGCGCCCTGCGCTGGGCTGACGTCGGCAAACCCAGGCCCTCCGAACACATCACCCTGGCCGGGACGTCAACTGACCAGGATCTGGCCATCGCCGCCGTCGAAGAAGCCGCACACCGCGCCGGGCTCTCCGCCCCGTTCCGACCGCTGCTGCCTCCGCTGCCCGCCACCATGACCCTGGACGGCCTCGCCGACCGCCAGACCACAGCCCCTGCCCCCACCGGGGTGCCGTTCGGTCTGTCCGACGAACCGGACCTCCAGGCACAGCCCGTCGAATACCTCGACCTCGCCGGCAGAGACCGGCTGATGGTCGCCGGCGGCCCCCAGTCCGGCCGCACCACCTTCGCCCACACCCTGATCACCAGTCTCGTCACCCGGTTCCGCCCCGACCAGGCCCACCTGTATGTCATCGAGCACCGCCCGGCCGGGCTGTCCGACTACGCCGCTCTGCCGCACTGCGGCGGCGTCTTCTCCGCTGCCCAGCCCGACCGCATCCGGCGCCTGATCACCTGGCTCGACCAGGAAGTCCAACGCCGCTCCGCCACCCCAACCTCTGCTGCCGGGCAACCGCGGATCGTGGTCATCATCGACGGGTGGGAGTACTTCGAGGACCACAGCGACCCCACCTTCGCCGAGACCTCACTGCTGACCACGCTGCGCGGCATCATCGCCGCCAGCGCCCCGCTGGGCGTACACATCGTCCCCCTCGGCGGCCACGACATGCTGAACCACAAACTCCCCACCTACTACACCCGTCGCCTGCTACTCCCCTTCCCCAAAGAAGAGACCCGTAAGGCACACCTGACCTCTCGCATGACCAGCCCGCCCGCACTGCCCGGCCGCGCCATCGACGCCGCCACCGGCCGCCACGTCCACATCTGCCAACCCAGTGTGCTCCCCGCCGACCTGCCGTCCCACTTCACTGATCTTGATCCGGCCCGCCTGCCCCGGACATTTCCGGCCCTGCCCGACCGGATCGCGGTCAACGAGCTGCGTCTGCCCGAACCACCGCCCTCGCCCACCTGGACTCCCCTCGGTATCGGCGGCCCCGACCACGACACGATCGGCGTCGACCTTATCGAGGGCGCCCACCTGCTGCTGCTCTCCGGACCGCCCGGCTCCGGCCGCACCACCTCCACCGCCGCCCTCGCCCACTCCCTGCACCGCGCCGGGATCGGCGTGCTCGCCCTCGCCCCACCCCGCTCACCCCTGCCCGCCCTGCTCCCCGACGACCCGGGCGTGCGCGTCCTCACCGGCGTCTCGCACAAGGACACCGACCTCCGCGAGGCCGCTAAAATGTTCGGCGACGGCCCCTACGCCCTGATCCTGGACGACGCCGACCACATCACCCTGCTGGCCACCCAGCAAGGCTTCGCCGACTCACCCACCCTGCTGGACGACATCGCCCGCCCCGCAGCCCGCGGCCGCCAAGCCCTCATCCTCAGCGCCGACGCCACCCCCGTCCTCACCGGATTCCCCGGCCCGCTGGCCCGCCTGATCAACACCATCGTGGCCACCGGAAACCGGATCCTGCTCACCCCCGCCGGACGCCCCACCGCCGTCGCCCACACCTTCAACCTGGAACCCGACCAGTACTTCACCACACCACCCGGCCGCGGCTACCTCGCCACAGGCCGGACACCGACCCTGCTCCAACTGGCAGTACCCGACCTTCATTTCTGA